The Flavobacterium sp. 1 genome contains the following window.
ACATTAATCTTAGAAGACCTTTCTAAAAAAGCAAATTTTAATTATAACATTAATGGCAAATTAGTTTTAATCAAAAAAGCTGTTGCTGTTGCTGCAAACAGAAAAGCAGTTGAAAAAAGCACAGTAAAAGGAAAAGTGGTTGATGAAAATGGTGTGCCTATTCCAGGTGTAACTGTTTTAGAAAGCAATACTTCAAACTTTGTGGTTACTGGTTATGATGGTGATTTTGAACTTTTAGTCACAGACAGTAAAACGATACAGCTGTCTTATATGGGCTATAAAACTAAAACAGTTACTATTCAAAACAGTTTTATGACTATTTCATTAGAACCCAACACTTCCGAATTAAGCGAAGTACTAGTAGTGGGTTATGGTAAACAATCTAAAAAAGATGTAACAGGAGCAGTAACACAATTAGAAGCTGCCAATTTTAGACAAGGAATTACGATTTCACCAGATGCTTTGCTGCAGGGAAAAGTGGCGGGAGTTAGAGTGGTAAGTACTAGTGGTGAACCAGGAGCTGGAGTGAATGTTACCATTCGTGGAGTTGGATCGATCAGAAGTGGAAGTACTCCTTTGTTTGTTGTTGACGGAGTTCCTTTGTCTAATGATGAAGTAAGTCCTGCGGGAAGTAATGTTGGTTTTGGGACTTCATCGGCTAAGAATCCTTTAAATTTTTTGAATGCAAGCGATATAGAATCGATAACAGTTTTAAAAGACGCTTCTGCTGCAGCGATATATGGAGCGAGAGGTTCTAATGGAGTGGTACTTGTTACTACAAAAAAAGGATCAAAAGGAGATGCAACACTTACTCTTGATACTTATATGGGGATTTCAACTGTGGCGAATAAGCTTGATGTCTTAAATGCAGATCAATATCGAAAAGCAATAACAGACCCTGCTTTTGACCATGGCAGTACTACCGATTGGCAAGATGTGATTTATAGAACAGCAATTACAAAAAATAATGCTTTGTCATTTTCTAAACAAACCGCATCAGGAAATTATTATGCTTCATTGGCACAAATGGATCAGGAAGGGGTTATTAATAACAGTAATTTTAAACGTCTTTCTGGTAGAATCAATGCTGCCGAATCATTTCTGGACAACAAACGTTTGAGAGTAAAAATGAATCTTACAGCCAGTGAAACTAAAGATGATGGTGTACCTACCAGCGATGACGGAGGATCCAATGGACAATTAATTGTACATACTTTAATGGCTAACCCGACTAGATCTGTTTTCGATAAAAATGGAGATTATACCAATTTTAATATGAATGCGCATTATAATCCAGCTTATTTATTGAGCATTTATGAGGATCAGACACGCACGCTACGAGTTTTAGGAAATGTAGAAACTTCTTTCCGAATTGTTAACGGATTGGAATACAAATTCAATTTAGGGATTGATCGTTCGACATCTGAGAGAAACACAACTATTTACCCCAATTTAACCGATTTGAACCCAAAGGGGAAATATGTTCAAAGTAATCTTGATACCAAAAACACTTTGGTAGATCAATACTTAACTTATAATTTGTTATTAGACAAGCATAAAATAGAAGTTTTAGGAGGCTTCTCCTATCAAAAATTTGAAAATTCAGGTACTACTTTCAGCGTTGATGGCATAGCCGTCAAAGGTACCGGAGTTAAACCTGAATACAATCCTGGTTTCGCAGGAACACAATCAGGAGTTTCTGGTTATGCTCAAGAAAATGAATTGCAATCATATTTTGGAAGAGTAAATTATACTTTAGAGGATAAGTATCTTTTAACAGCTTCGATGAGAGCAGACGGTTCGACTCGTTTTGGAGAGAATAATAAGTATGGTTACTTTCCTTCATTTGCTTTAGGATGGAATATCTCTAAAGAAAATTTCTTCAAAGATTCTTCGTCAATTGACAACTTAAAATTAAGAGCCAGTTGGGGAGAAACGGGAAATCAAGAGGTGGAAAATAAAATTACACAAGCTAGTTATTCTTTATCTGGAGCTGACGGCTATTATTTATACAGTGATTTAAACTTGGTAAATGGAATTTCAGTAAACAGAACTCCAAATCCCGATTTAAAATGGGAAGTGGTAACGCAGTATAATCTAGGATTGGACTTTAATTTATGGAAAGACAAGTTTTATGGTACATTCGATTACTTTAATAAAACTACTACTGATGCAATTCTGAATATTCCTTCACAAGCATTAAGTCCAACTACTACTATTTGGACAAATATTGATGGTAAAATTGTCAATAAAGGTTTTGAGATTATGTTGGGCTCAAAAATAATTGATTCTAAAGATTTTACTTGGAACGTAGATTTAAACGGTGCCACTTTGGATAATGAAATTCAAGACTTGCCAGTTTCAGAAATCTTGACAGGAACCATTTCTGGCCCTGGTCAATCAGGTGTATATGCCAATATTTACAAAAGCGGTTATGCTGCTGGTTCTTTCTATCTTTTAGACCATATTGGTTTTGATTCAAAAGGCGCTAATATCTTCAGAGATACTAATGGTGATGGTAAAATTGATAATAGTGACCGAATAATTATTGAGGGCGCATTACCAACGTTTTATTATGGTTTTAATAGTGATATGAAATACAGAAATTTCAGTTTTTCATTTTCAATAATTGGACAATCAGGAGGTTATTTGCTGAATAATACTGGATTAAATGCTTTGAATATTAATAATCTGGCTTCTGATCGAAATGTTGCTACAGATTATTACGAATCTGGTGCAAACCCTGCAAATTCGCCGATTTTGTCTACTCTTTTTTTAGAGAAATCGGATTTTATTCGATTAAATACAGCTCGTATAGGATATAATTTTGATCTAAAACAAATCACTTGGTTAAATGGTTTGACGCTTTATGTCACAGGTCAAAATTTGATTACCATTACGAAATATTCTGGATATGATCCATTAATTAATAGTCCTAAATCAAGCGGTGGAAATCAATCATTAGGAATTGATTATGCTAGTTATCCAACTTCCAGAACGTTCAGTTTTGGAGTAACTTTAAAATTATAAATTATGAAAACAAACACAATTTTCAATATAAAAACAGTGGCACTATTCTCTTTTATTTTACTGTTTAGCAACTGCACTAATTTGGACGAAGTGGTTTTAGACGAGGTGCTTGGGGATAATGCTTCTAATCCGGCTGGAGCATTAGCAGCAGCTTATGATCGATTAGGGGACAGGACCTTTGTAGATCATGGATGTATTTTTTCTTTGCAGGAATATACCACAGACGTTGCAATTTTACCAACTCGCGGAAGTGATTGGGGAGATGGTGGAAAATGGAGAGCAATGCATGAATTTACTTGGGCACCAGACAATGCTATCATTACAGATAACTGGAATTTATTAACGAATGGAATAACCCGTTCTTTAACAGCCATTCAATCAGTTCAGGAGAGTTCTATTCCTGAGAAAAAATTGTTTTTAGCCGAAGCCAAAGGACTTTTAGCCTATTATACTTATACTACTTTGGATTTATTTGGACAAGCACCATATAGAGATCCAAGTAATCCAAATGGCCCATTGCAAATTCTAAAATCCGAAACAGAAATCGATAATTTGATTATCCAAGTTGAAGCTTTATTGCCAGATTTGGCTGATTTGGGTCAGCAATCAACTCATCATGGTCGATTTACAAAACAAGCGGCTTATGGTTTATTGAGTGCAATGTATTTAAATCGTGCGGTGTATAAAGATCGTTACAATGCTGCATCCAGTTTTAATTTTAATGAGACAGCCGTAAGCGGAACAGGAACGGATATGGATAAAGTTATTTATTATACTTCTTTGTTAATCGATTCTGGGAAATTTAAATTAGAGAGCAATTACTTTAAAAATTTCTCTATTGATAATACTAACGGATCTGAGCTGATTTTTGCCATTGTGCAAAAGATTGATTATGTTCGAAACGGGTCTAATAGTTTTGCTTATGTTAGTATGGAGCGTAACCAAAGAACCTCGGCAGCCAACAGAGGAACAAATGCAGCCTGTACAACACCCGAATTTTACGCTAGTTGGAACGGAAATCATGATGACCCTAGATTTCAAAGAAATTATCAGTATTCAGATGGCACATGGTTTATGAATGATGGTACTACACCAAGTGTTCCTGCTACCGACATTGTACCTAAAAGTGCAGGATTACCTTGGTTTCATTTTAATATGGGGTTAGTAGTAGGACCGCAATATGGGCCTAAGCTATTGTCAACAGGAGGATTTGAAATGACGGCTGATAATCGTATTAAAGTTTCTCCTTTATATATGGAAAAAAGTTCAACTACCCGAATGGATTTTACTCCTGAGTTGATTTTTAATAACCCATCGCAAGCTATTTTTTCTCAAAATCAAATCAATCAAGGGGTTAGAGTATTTAAATTTGAATTTGATCCAGAAGAAGGAAATGGTTCCAGTAATGTAGATATCCCATTATATCGTTTGGGAGGAATTTATACGATGAGAGCCGAAGCCTATTTTAGAAAAGGATCAATTGCTTCAGCACTTGCCGACATCAATATGTTACGTACTAGTAGAACTAGGGAATCTCTGTTTGGAAATGCTCCAGGAAAGGCACTCATAGCTTTAGATAAAGAATCGCTTTATAAAGAATTAGGATTCGAAATGTACTGGGAAATGTACAGACGACCACAAATGATTCGTTTTGGAAAATTTGATTTGCCTTATACTGCAAAACCGGCTTCAGAGCCATTCAGAAGAGTTTTCCCTATTCCGCAAGCAACTATTGATGTTACTAAGGAATTCAAACAGAATCAAGGGTACAATTAGTTTTTTGTTAGTTTTTTGTAAAAAGCCTGCTCTAAAAAAGAGCAGGCTTTTTTATGGTCTGAATAATTTGTGCTTTTATGATTTTTCTAAAGCACTTAGCAACGCTGAGATAAATAATAGCATAAACATTGTTTACTTTTTTGCTAAAAAACTTTTTTTATCTGAAATATAAAATTTATAATTCAGATAAAAGCTTTAAATCTTGCAATAAAAGGTTCTGTTTTTACCCCATGAGGTCCATATAAAATCTTATGAACGATTGATGAGTTTTTTGTTTTTAGGTGCAAGTTTTGCTGGGGTTAAATCTAGTAAATCGAATTTTCACTGTGAATTATTGGAATTTGTTTTTGTATTGTTCTGCGACAGTAATTCGCTGTTTGTTGATGATAACTTGGTTTCGTTCTATTTCTTCAATCTTGTCTAAAGCCACAATAAAGGAACGGTGAATTCTCATGAATTTGAATTCTGGTAATTCTTCTTCCAATGATTTTAAACTCATTAAAGTTAGTAAGGTTTTGGGCTGATTCGCGAGCCTGATTTTTATGTAATCTTTCAATACTTCAAAATATAACGCTTATTGGGAAAATTGGCTACTATTATCGACTGCAGGTTTAGCTAATGGTTTCATTTTAGGAGATGAATTTTGCTAAAGACTATAAGTCTAAAATACTTACCATCTTTTCCAGAACCCAAAAGGCGCAACATGATTATAAAAAAGTACTAAAGTCTTTAAAAATAAAGGTTCAGGGCTTTAATTGTCTCACATCAAAGGTGTATGTTGTGTTTGCAAACATAAAGATATGATTATCGACAAAGTTACAACATCTTCAAAAAACCTAATTCCTTTTGGACGATTAAAGTTAATTTACAAGGCACTATTCAAGAAAGAGTTGCCTAAATTCATTGACCAACAGCTAGGTTGTCGTAATATTCGAGCCGAAAATTCGTATTCAGACATTGTTTTGTCATTATTAGGAAACGCACTCTACCAAGGTAGTTATATAGCTGATTTAAAATAGTTAGAGAAAAAATTCAACAATTAATATTTTAAGAATATTCTTTCTGCCGATACTGTTGAATATGCTTGTCAAGAATTGAAGTTACCTAATGCAATTAAACATCTAACTCAGGAATCGAGCATCCAATAAGCTTCAACGACAGCTTGAACAACTAATGTAAATCATCAGATTATATACATGATTTTATCCGATGCTTAATTTTTAACTTTTAAGGTTTTTTAAAAATATCAAAACAGGTATCAAGTGTTCGATTGTAGTCCCTGAAAGCCCACATAATGACAAATAACGCCACTGCCCTCCAGTCGCGTTATTTTTTTATAAGCTTTTTCCCTAGACAACTATTTGTCTGTTATCCCGTTTTAGAAAAAGTAAATTGTAATTTATGCGAATCAAGGGTTGAAAATCAATTGCCAAGGCGACAAAATAAGAAAGAAATAACTTTCAAATAATTTGTTTTAAAGTCTGGAAATCAGTATATTTAAGGTGTATTCAACGCTCTTTTAAACATATGATTAACCAGACAAAAGCCCTAAAATTAGTACATATTTATTTAACAATCTGTGATAGATTTAAAAAAGATTTAAAATATACTTGTGAACGATTCAGCAACAACGATAAGCCGGATTTAACAGATGAAGAAATTATGACCATTTATTTATTTGCAATTGAGGAAGAACAACGATTTACTGTAAAACAAATTCACAAATTTGCCGGGACACTATCCTAAAAAGTGTGTAAGTTAAAAACTATAGGGGTTTGACTTTTTAATTAAAGTTGAACCCTTTTTTCAAATATAGTTAAGAACTGGTTGAGGATTAATCCCCAGTTTTGGATTGGCATTGACCATTTTTTGGTTGCTTCTCTCAAAGCCAAATATACAGATTTTAAAACAGCTTCATCTGTTGGGAATGATAATTTGTTTTTGGTATATTTTCTGATTTTGCCATTGAGATTTTCGATTAAATTTGTGGTGTAAATTATTTTTCTGATTTCTACAGGAAAGTCAAAAAATACGGTAAGTTCCTCCCAATTTTCTTTCCAGGATTTAATCGCATAGGGATATTTATGATTCCATTTTTTAGAAAAATCTTCCAAGGATGCTTTGGCCGCTTCTTTAGTTGGAGCGTTGTAAATAAGCTTCATATCTGCTGAAAAATCTTTTTTATCCTTCCAAACCACATAACGTGCCGAGTTCCTGATTTGGTGTACTACACAGATTTGGGTTTGTGATTCTGGGAATACATTTTTGATGGTTTGCGTAAAACCATTTAGGTTGTCAGTAGCAGTAATTAGTATATCTTGAACACCTCTAGCTTTTAAATCGGTTAGAACTCCAAGCCAAAAACTAGCACTTTCATTTTTTCCTAGCCACATTCCCAGTACTTCTTTCTTACCTTCTCGGTTCAGACCAACGGCTAAATAGATGGTTTTGTTGATTATTTTTGAGTTTTCACGAACTTTAAAAACAATGCCGTCCATCCAAACTATTAAATAAACAGATTCTAAAGGCCTATTTTGCCAAGCAATAATATCACTCGAAACAGTATCGGTAATTCTGGAGATGGTACTGGTAGAAACCTCAAAGTTATAGACTTCTCTAATTTGTTCTTCAATGTCACTATTGCTCATTCCTTTGGCATAGAGAGAGATAATTACGTTCTCTAAACCATCAAGCATACTTTGCCTTTTGGGAACAATTAGTGGGTTAAATGAAGCGTCTCGATCTCTTGGAACTTGAATCTCGGATTCTCCAAATGAGGTTTTTATTTTCTTGTTAGAGAAACCATTACGAGCATTGGGTTTAGTAGTTTTCTCGTGCTTTTCATACCCTAAATGAGCATCTAATTCGCCTTCGAGCATTTTCTCTATTCCTCGTTTTTGTAGTTGGGCTAAAAAGCCATAAAGGTCTTCGCCTGTTTTGAATTGCTTCAAAAATTCATCGGATAATAAATCTTCCTTTTTCATAAAATGTGTAAATATTAAAATTAAGTAAAAAAAGTATGAGCGTTTGCACAAACCCTCATACTTTTTTTACTTACACACTTTATGGGATACTACCTTTTATGACAAAAAGAAGTGGGAAGTTTGGCAATTTTTTAGGTTGTACAAACTACCCTAAATGCACAAACACAGTAAATTTATAAGCACAATGCCCGAATCCAATCGCGGATATGTCTCTATGTACGATAGTGCGGAATGCCCCTCTGGCTGGCTGCTTATTTATAGAAACTAAATGAAGCGTTTGCAACGCGGTTCTCAGGAAGTAATCTTTATTCTTTACCCGAAGCGTTTGCAGCTCGGTTCTCATCCCACTGCTCTCTACCCTTCACTCTTCACTCTTTACTCTTCACTCTTCACTCTTTACTCTTCACTCTTCACTCTTCACTCTTCACTCTTCACTCTTTACTCTTTACAGTTTTTTTCTCACAACTTGTGACCTCCCTTGTGAAAATAAACCAAACAATCCCAACATTTTTGCATCACAATAACTTAAGAAAAACCTTAAAAAAAAACTAAAAATGAACTACATCAAACACCTCACAGGCTTCTTCGACCGTATAATCCAAGACCCAAACCTCAACCCTACCCATATCAGTCTATACATGGCACTATTCCAGTTTTGGAATGTCAGCCGTTTTAAAAACCCAATAAGCATCACCCGGGATGAAGTAATGCATATCAGCAAAATTTGTTCAAAGGCAACCTATCACAAATGCATGAGAGAATTAAATGAAAAAAAATATATAAAATACATGCCATCATTCAATCCGTTTAAGGGTAGTATGGTAATACTTATCAGTCTCTCAGAAGATCCAAAACCGATTCAAAAAAGAGCAGTTAACAGCAAAAAAAATGAACAGGCTCTGAACAGGCAGAAAACTAGTAGTGAAACAAGTACTGAACAAGCATTGGTATCTTCTATAAACAATATAAACAAAACAAACATTGAAAACGATATAAACTTGGGAGAGCCATCCCCGCATTTCCAAATGCATGTAGCTTTTTCCAATTATGAAAAAGACAAAATACAAAAATGCATACCAGCATTTGATGAAATCAAAAAACATTTCCAAGAAAATAATTTCCCGGAGCTGGAAGCGCAAAAATTTTTCAACTATTTCTCCAGCAATGGATGGCTCGTTGGTGGCAAAACCCCCATGATCGATTGGAAATCGGCCGTGCAAAATTGGATGCTGAACGCAGACAAGTTCAACATTGGCAAACCCAAAACCAACAGAGCAAAACACCTCAACACCCCCAAAGATAAAAACTATTCAGAACCACTGTAACTAACCCCAAGCATTCTCAAAATCCCTTTCCGCCTAAAGGGGATTCAAGGGTGTGAAAAACTACGCTAATTTTTTTAATCCGTAACCATGAAATATTTTCTTTACTCTTGGCGGCCATTGCGTTCAACCTTTGCTCACTTTGCGGTTAAACCCTAAATTATGAAAACAAAATCACAATACAACTACGATGAAATGATTACCTGGATTGAGCTAAAAGGCATTGAATGTTACAGAAACCCTTTTAAAATGCATAAAACAGATCATCCCATCATTCTTAAACTAATCGCATACTTTCTAAAAGACATTTGATATTAAGAGGACAGCCAGTGGCTGTCAGATATAAAAGCTAATTTATTTATGAATACAACATTAAATTATATAGAAGTAATAGCTTGGATTGAGCGAAAAGGGATTGATCTATATGGCAAAAGATTTAAAATCATCGAAAGTGACCATCAAATTATTTATAAATTGATTGCTTACTTTCTAAAAGACGAACAAAAGTGCTTAGAATATCACATCGACCTCAACAAAGGAATTATGCTGTCAGGTCCAGTTGGTTGTGGCAAAACATCGCTGATGAATCTAATGAAACACCTCACCCCTTCTGCTAACAAATTCACTGTAAAACCCTGCCGGGACATCAGTTTCGAATTCATCAAAGAGGGTTATGAAATAATCCACAAATACAGTAAAATAGCTCCCAAAACAATCTGTTTTGACGATTTGGGAACAGAAAACAACCTCAAATACTACGGCAACGAATGCAACGTCATGGCCGAAATCCTATTATCGCGTTACGACCTGTTCATCACAAGAAAACTCCAAACCCACATCACCACCAACCTGTCCGCCTCAGAAATCGAAGAAGCCTACGGCAACCGAGTACGCTCCCGATTGCGCTCCACCCTAAACCTCATCGCTTTCCACAAAGAAACCAAAGACAAACGATAGCATCTCCACACAATATTTGCCCGTATCGAATCAATCTCCAAAGTTCAAGAAAAATCAACACCTGTAATAAACTCATGAAAACGTCTTTCGTCGCCCTTATATTTTTACGCCTAAAATCACGATAAGGATTTGCGCGCTGGCCGTAGAGAGTGACCCCGGAGTCGAGTGTGAAACACGAGCGGCTGGGGTCGCGATAAGGAAAATCCGTCCGATGATTTTCTTCTATAAAAATATTCAGGCTTGATTTTTTTGTTACTTTTTTCATCAAAATAAATCGAAGATTCAGCGAACACCAATTATAATAAAAATTAAGTGAGCTAAAAAAGTAAAATGCCCTTGATAAATAAAAACAAAAAAAGCCCATTCCTTTTACGGTATGGGCTTCCTCTAATCAAAACGTTGAATCATCAGCTCAAACAACTACTTCTTGTGCTTCTTAACGACAAATTTAAGTATCATCGACAATACAAAACTGACTATCGCTCCAATCGCTGCCAATAAAACAGTTCTTAAAACATCCTCCGAATGTAAATTCGGTAATACACTCAAAAAAGTGCCGCCGGCAGTACCAATTAATATAGGATTACTGGACGGCATTTAAATCATCGTTTTGGCTTGTAAGTTGGCAGACTGCAGTCAATACACCGCCTGCCACAGCCATATACCCGCCAATTGAGCTAACTGTTAAGGGCAAAGCAATTGGCACAGCCACAATAGTTCCTCCAATAGTGGCTAATGTCAATCCGATATTTCGAAGCACTTTAAAAAATTTCGGCACGGGAGCTTTCGCTCTTTTTATTACATTCATAATTAGATTTTTTAAGATTTAACAATTAATAAAACCTTTTCCTTTCGCTCCAGACTTTTATAAACTAAACTTTTCAATTTAATAAAAGCTTGTCGCGATTCAAGCCCCAGACTGGAACCTGAAAGCTTCATTACGGGAGCAATACAGCCCTTCAATTCTTTTTGGGCATTATTGGCAGGATGAAACAAAATAGCATTTCTGTTCTCCACGTCAACTACTTCAATATGCCAGCGAAACTTCTTGCTGTATCGCTTTCTTAAGACATATTCCCCTTCCGGAATACAGGAAACCTGTTTGGTATTATTGAGCCGCGGCAATTCAATGGTATAACAGACAAATCTGCCCTCCCATTCTAGTTTTCCGTTAGTTCCGTCAGGGAAGTAAGTTCTGGATAATACTAAGACCATCCTACAATCCGCTTACTTGAACCAAGGCCAAAGGATTGTATGCTCCATTCTTTAATGGATACATTTTACCGTTCACACCCTGATAGAACTCTGCACCCAAAGTGGATAATGTATTAAAAGTAGTAGTGTGATTGCAGCAAACATCAGGGTATGTATTTATCCAAAAGATGTACAGCGTATTACCGGTAAAACATACAGACAGGCAAGGTTGTATTTAAACAAAATTAAAGACAGCTTGAATAAAGAACCGCATCAGTTAATTTCGATAGAGGAATTTTGTTCGTATTCAGGTCTTCAGTTAGAGCATGTTTTACGCTGTATAATTGGATAGGAATCTAAGGATTTAA
Protein-coding sequences here:
- a CDS encoding TonB-dependent receptor, which translates into the protein MYFKLTYLSLKRIFFLSLALLSFQSGHSTVIFLKNSNVKNKIEKATLVSIFSKLSHQTGYKFSYGEAIIADNTVYTVNYANESVTLILEDLSKKANFNYNINGKLVLIKKAVAVAANRKAVEKSTVKGKVVDENGVPIPGVTVLESNTSNFVVTGYDGDFELLVTDSKTIQLSYMGYKTKTVTIQNSFMTISLEPNTSELSEVLVVGYGKQSKKDVTGAVTQLEAANFRQGITISPDALLQGKVAGVRVVSTSGEPGAGVNVTIRGVGSIRSGSTPLFVVDGVPLSNDEVSPAGSNVGFGTSSAKNPLNFLNASDIESITVLKDASAAAIYGARGSNGVVLVTTKKGSKGDATLTLDTYMGISTVANKLDVLNADQYRKAITDPAFDHGSTTDWQDVIYRTAITKNNALSFSKQTASGNYYASLAQMDQEGVINNSNFKRLSGRINAAESFLDNKRLRVKMNLTASETKDDGVPTSDDGGSNGQLIVHTLMANPTRSVFDKNGDYTNFNMNAHYNPAYLLSIYEDQTRTLRVLGNVETSFRIVNGLEYKFNLGIDRSTSERNTTIYPNLTDLNPKGKYVQSNLDTKNTLVDQYLTYNLLLDKHKIEVLGGFSYQKFENSGTTFSVDGIAVKGTGVKPEYNPGFAGTQSGVSGYAQENELQSYFGRVNYTLEDKYLLTASMRADGSTRFGENNKYGYFPSFALGWNISKENFFKDSSSIDNLKLRASWGETGNQEVENKITQASYSLSGADGYYLYSDLNLVNGISVNRTPNPDLKWEVVTQYNLGLDFNLWKDKFYGTFDYFNKTTTDAILNIPSQALSPTTTIWTNIDGKIVNKGFEIMLGSKIIDSKDFTWNVDLNGATLDNEIQDLPVSEILTGTISGPGQSGVYANIYKSGYAAGSFYLLDHIGFDSKGANIFRDTNGDGKIDNSDRIIIEGALPTFYYGFNSDMKYRNFSFSFSIIGQSGGYLLNNTGLNALNINNLASDRNVATDYYESGANPANSPILSTLFLEKSDFIRLNTARIGYNFDLKQITWLNGLTLYVTGQNLITITKYSGYDPLINSPKSSGGNQSLGIDYASYPTSRTFSFGVTLKL
- a CDS encoding RagB/SusD family nutrient uptake outer membrane protein, producing MKTNTIFNIKTVALFSFILLFSNCTNLDEVVLDEVLGDNASNPAGALAAAYDRLGDRTFVDHGCIFSLQEYTTDVAILPTRGSDWGDGGKWRAMHEFTWAPDNAIITDNWNLLTNGITRSLTAIQSVQESSIPEKKLFLAEAKGLLAYYTYTTLDLFGQAPYRDPSNPNGPLQILKSETEIDNLIIQVEALLPDLADLGQQSTHHGRFTKQAAYGLLSAMYLNRAVYKDRYNAASSFNFNETAVSGTGTDMDKVIYYTSLLIDSGKFKLESNYFKNFSIDNTNGSELIFAIVQKIDYVRNGSNSFAYVSMERNQRTSAANRGTNAACTTPEFYASWNGNHDDPRFQRNYQYSDGTWFMNDGTTPSVPATDIVPKSAGLPWFHFNMGLVVGPQYGPKLLSTGGFEMTADNRIKVSPLYMEKSSTTRMDFTPELIFNNPSQAIFSQNQINQGVRVFKFEFDPEEGNGSSNVDIPLYRLGGIYTMRAEAYFRKGSIASALADINMLRTSRTRESLFGNAPGKALIALDKESLYKELGFEMYWEMYRRPQMIRFGKFDLPYTAKPASEPFRRVFPIPQATIDVTKEFKQNQGYN
- a CDS encoding IS256 family transposase — protein: MKKEDLLSDEFLKQFKTGEDLYGFLAQLQKRGIEKMLEGELDAHLGYEKHEKTTKPNARNGFSNKKIKTSFGESEIQVPRDRDASFNPLIVPKRQSMLDGLENVIISLYAKGMSNSDIEEQIREVYNFEVSTSTISRITDTVSSDIIAWQNRPLESVYLIVWMDGIVFKVRENSKIINKTIYLAVGLNREGKKEVLGMWLGKNESASFWLGVLTDLKARGVQDILITATDNLNGFTQTIKNVFPESQTQICVVHQIRNSARYVVWKDKKDFSADMKLIYNAPTKEAAKASLEDFSKKWNHKYPYAIKSWKENWEELTVFFDFPVEIRKIIYTTNLIENLNGKIRKYTKNKLSFPTDEAVLKSVYLALREATKKWSMPIQNWGLILNQFLTIFEKRVQL
- a CDS encoding topoisomerase DNA-binding C4 zinc finger domain-containing protein — translated: MTKRSGKFGNFLGCTNYPKCTNTVNL
- a CDS encoding transcriptional regulator, whose translation is MNYIKHLTGFFDRIIQDPNLNPTHISLYMALFQFWNVSRFKNPISITRDEVMHISKICSKATYHKCMRELNEKKYIKYMPSFNPFKGSMVILISLSEDPKPIQKRAVNSKKNEQALNRQKTSSETSTEQALVSSINNINKTNIENDINLGEPSPHFQMHVAFSNYEKDKIQKCIPAFDEIKKHFQENNFPELEAQKFFNYFSSNGWLVGGKTPMIDWKSAVQNWMLNADKFNIGKPKTNRAKHLNTPKDKNYSEPL
- a CDS encoding ATPase yields the protein MNTTLNYIEVIAWIERKGIDLYGKRFKIIESDHQIIYKLIAYFLKDEQKCLEYHIDLNKGIMLSGPVGCGKTSLMNLMKHLTPSANKFTVKPCRDISFEFIKEGYEIIHKYSKIAPKTICFDDLGTENNLKYYGNECNVMAEILLSRYDLFITRKLQTHITTNLSASEIEEAYGNRVRSRLRSTLNLIAFHKETKDKR
- a CDS encoding DUF5675 family protein, whose product is MVLVLSRTYFPDGTNGKLEWEGRFVCYTIELPRLNNTKQVSCIPEGEYVLRKRYSKKFRWHIEVVDVENRNAILFHPANNAQKELKGCIAPVMKLSGSSLGLESRQAFIKLKSLVYKSLERKEKVLLIVKS